CCACCGGAACCGATGTTGGTAAAACATTTGTGACCGCCCTGCTCGTGAAAAAGTGGCGCGATTCCGGTATCGATGCGGGCTACTACAAGGCCGCCCTCAGTGGCGCTGAATTCCGCGACGGCAAATGGGTCGCCGGTGACGCCGACTACGTGAAACGCATTGCAAATCTTCCTGATTCGCAAGAACAGCTCGTGAGCTATGTCTATAAGGAGGCTGTCTCTCCGCATCTTGCTGCTCGCAAAGAAGGGAATCCCGTGGACTTGACGAAGGTCAAAGCCGATTTTGAAGCGGCTTGCGCTAGCCACGAATTCATTTTTGCCGAAGGTAGCGGGGGGATCATTTGTCCCATCCGCTATGATGACCAGAAGGTTTTCCTCGAGGACATTATCAAGACCGTGAACCTCCCGATTCTCGTGGTAACGACGGCGGCGCTCGGCTCCATTAACGCCTGCGTGCTCACAGTGGAATATGCTCGTAGCCGCGGCCTAGACGTCCGCGGGCTCATCGTGAATCGCTACGGCTCCAGCGGCAACTTGGAAATGGAAGACGACAATATCCGCATGATGCAAGACCTAACGGGCCTCGAAATCCTTGCGAAAGTCAAAGACGGCGACACCGATTTAGGCGTTCAACCGTTTTAAAGTTCGATATAATGCGGGATAATGTCCTCGTAGCTCCCGTCCTTGAGCAAAAAGCCCTTGGGAATCACGCCGAGCTGGGTAAAGCCGAGTTTCTTGTAGAGCTTGAGGGCCGAGGTATTCGTCGCGACGACCGCGTTGAACTGCAAAATCCTGAAGCCGATTTCCTTTGCCTTCGCGAGGCAATCCTTCACGAGAAATTCGCCGATGTGCTGGCCGCGCTTGTTCTTCTTGACGGCGTAGCTCGCGTTTGAAATGTGCCCGCAGCGCCCGACATTATTCGGGTGAAGAATGTACAGCCCGACCACTTCGCCGGAGTCCGCATCGATAGCGATGCCCGTGAATGACTGCGACTTGAAAAAGGCGTCTCCCGTTTGTGCGTCAAGTGGTTCCTTCTGCGGAAACGCGATGCCGTCTTCGACAATGTCGTTCCAGATTGCAATGGC
This window of the uncultured Fibrobacter sp. genome carries:
- the bioD gene encoding dethiobiotin synthase, coding for MTLKNLSSLVSRLSSKSKGYFVTATGTDVGKTFVTALLVKKWRDSGIDAGYYKAALSGAEFRDGKWVAGDADYVKRIANLPDSQEQLVSYVYKEAVSPHLAARKEGNPVDLTKVKADFEAACASHEFIFAEGSGGIICPIRYDDQKVFLEDIIKTVNLPILVVTTAALGSINACVLTVEYARSRGLDVRGLIVNRYGSSGNLEMEDDNIRMMQDLTGLEILAKVKDGDTDLGVQPF
- a CDS encoding GNAT family N-acetyltransferase, giving the protein MLNIEHYNEKYINEAIAIWNDIVEDGIAFPQKEPLDAQTGDAFFKSQSFTGIAIDADSGEVVGLYILHPNNVGRCGHISNASYAVKKNKRGQHIGEFLVKDCLAKAKEIGFRILQFNAVVATNTSALKLYKKLGFTQLGVIPKGFLLKDGSYEDIIPHYIEL